Below is a window of Planktothrix tepida PCC 9214 DNA.
CGTTTGACGTTCTTCCGCTACAGATTCAAGAATTTTTTCCACATCTTGAATAAAGCCCATGCTTAACATTTCATCGGCTTCATCCAACACTAACCACTTAATCCGGTTTAATTTTAGATCGCCGCGATTGAGTAAATCTAAAATCCGTCCCGGTGTCCCCACCACAATTTGAACGCCTTGTTGTAAGCGTTGAATTTGTCGCTCAATGGACTGACCGCCGTATACGGTTAACACATACAAGCTGCGATCATCGGTCATTTTCCGAATCGCTTCTTTAACTTGCATGGCCAACTCACGAGTTGGGGTCAGGATTAACGCTTGTACGCCTTTCGCACTTGTGTCTAGTTGCTCCAGAATGGGCAATGAGAAGGCGGCTGTTTTGCCCGTCCCGGTTTGAGCCAGTCCCACCACATCACGTCCAGACAATATATGGGGAATTGCTTCGACTTGAATGGCGGTTGGTTCAGTAAAGCCTATTGTTTCCAGATAACTCGCTCGTTCTTCGGAAATTCCTAAGCTTGCAAAAGATGGACTCATTAATTCTCCTGTCTATGTGTTTTAGCCCGGTTCCTTCCATTGCCCTATTCAATCGAGACACTTGTACTCTGATGCAGAGGTTTATTGGTTTTGCTATAACGCTTGACGTAGCTCTCTACAGAAGTCGAGTTACGTTGTCTCAGGGGCATCTTGGAACCTAATTACATTCCAAGGTCTTCAAAGTTCCTGAAGTCACTCTTAGTCACAACCTTTGGGGTTGTCTAGTCAATCAGACCCTTTAATAGACCATCTCTCTCTAGGATAACGCTTAATATTCAGAAACATTACAACAAATTTCTTAAAATTTGCCGCGTTTTCTTTAAATTGGCTGACGGTTGAGGGTTAACCCTCAATTGACAACCTATTCTAAGACGTACCCATAGAGATCATAAATATCGGCGTCGGTGATTTGGACTTTGATCAGTGAACCTAAACGAGCCTCGCCTTCAATATAGACTAACCCGTCTACTTCCGGGGCGAAACGGGATGAACGACCGATGAGTTCCCCGGTTTGCGGCTGTTGTTGTTCAATGAGAACATCCACCACCTGTCCGATAGATTTTTGATTTTGTTTCAAGGAAATGGGTTGCTGTACCTGCATTAAGGCATCCCGACGCGCATCCATAACCTCTTGTGGCAGTTGATTGGGTAACTGATAAGCCGGGGTTCCTTCTTCGGGAGAGAAGGTAAACACGCCAACGTGATCAAATTCGTGACGTTGCACAAATTCGCGGAGGTGTTCAAAATGCTCCTCAGTTTCCCCTGGAAAGCCAACAATAAAGGTGGTACGCAGTACCGCATCTGGGATGGCGGTTTTCAGTTTTTCAATAATCTGATCGTTGACTCGTCCTTGCCAAGGACGGTTCATCGCCCGTAACACATCGGGGTGTGAATGTTGTAGCGGTAAATCTAAATAAGGTAAAACGTTCGGGGTGTCTTGAATTGCTGCAATTACTTTTGGGGTTAGCCCCGTTGGATAGGCATAGTGCATCCGTATCCAGGGAATATCAACTTTTCCTAATGCCCTTAATAATTCTGCCAGTTTGGGTTCACCGTAGAGATCCAGTCCGTAGTTGGTGGTAATTTGGGAAATGAGTATTATTTCCTGAACCCCTTGATCGGCTAATTGTTGGGCTTCAGTAACAATTGATTCTATAGTACGCGATCGCTGGTTTCCGCGCAAGTGGGGAATAATACAAAAGGCGCAGCGATAGTCACAGCCTTCTGCAACTCGCAAATAGGCAACCCCTTCACTGGTGGTGCGGTAGCGAGGAACGGTTTCATCGGCAATATAGGTGGGTTCAGCCGAAATTTCGGTGACTCGTTCTCCTTGTTCGACCCGTTTGATGACATCGACAATTTTATGATAATCTCCAGTTCCCACAACAGCGACAGCTTCCGGGAGTTCGTCTAACAGTTGTTCTTGGAAGTGCTGCGCCATACAGCCTGTGATCACAATTTTTTTCTTGGCATCTGCTAATTCTACTAAGGTGCGAACGGATTCTTCCCGCGCGGCTTCAATAAAACTACAGGTATTTACAATAACGTAATCGGCTAATTCTTCGTTAGAATCGACTTGATAGCCTGCTTGTACCAGTAAACCGAGGATATGTTCGGAGTCAATGCGATTTTTTTCGCAACCAAGGTGAGAGATCGCAATCGTTGGCTGAGTTGCCATTCTAATAAAATTCTATCTAAAGATTACACAACCAGGCTTATATTATACCACATCTTTTAATTGTTTACTCAAACTGTCATCAACATTATAATTCGTAGGGTGTGTAAGCGCAGCGCACGCACCCCTAGAGAGATTAACTTGAAAGGTTTAAGAAATATACCCGAAATCCACTTAGGAGAATACTTGCACGGGGGAATAAATTACTTCTCTGGACGGATGACATCAATCAACTCTTTCTCCAAAGATAGATTTATGAGTTAGGCTTGATTATGCGTTGTCTATTCTGTCCTTATCAATTACATCAAGATAAAACCGCAGCGTTCCAACAGATTACCGATATTATTCATCTCCTTGATTCCGCGCAAGATGCCTCGGAAGATGCCACGGCGAACCATTTAATTAATGAAGCAGTTGATCGGTTATATGATCTGAGAATCCATACTAATAATTCAGGAACCTGTGTGGAACAGTGTTCTCTTTGTCCCTATTAAAATATATTCTTCCTCCTGATAATATCAATCACTGCTTTCGGTGGCTTTCAACGGAATGCAGTAGGTTTTTGATTATTTTTGCTAATATAGAGAAATTGAAATTGACTAGGCGATCGCATTTTTAGCGATATTTTCTCAAAAATCAGGAGGTTTAGTGTGTTTTTCAACCGACTTTTATTACTCGCAACTGTTTTATCTTTAGGTGTGGTTGTCCCTGCACCCGTCAACGCGCAATCTGTTCGCGAACCCCAATTACAATTATCTCAACAATCGGTTCCTGAGCAGAAACGTCAACTCATCAAGGAATTAATTGAACTGACAGGCGGTGAACAAATGTTTCGCAATGTCAGCCAAATTACCTCTGCACAAATGCAACAAGAGATTAATGGAATTTTACAATCGATTATTCCTGAATCATCAGGGATTTCGGAAGCCAAGAAAGAAGAAATGATTAATAAAATCAATCAAGATATGAATCGCATTGTTACCCAATTTAATCAGCGATTAATGGAAGAGCTTGATTTTAATAAAATTATGGAAACAGTTTATTATCCCCTTTATGATAAATATTTTACCGAAGAAGATTTGCAAGCGATGATTGATTTCTATAAAACCCCAACGGGTCAAAAAACAATTAGTGTGATGCCAGAGTTATTGGTAGAATCGATGCAACGAGTCTCTCAAATTATTCAACCTCAAGCCATTCAAATTTTTAAAGAAATATTTGAACAAGAAGTCGAGCGTTTTAATTCCAAATAAGCGGAATATTGATTAAAGGGACTGTTATGGTTGGTATGGGGTTCATCTTTTGATGAACGGGTCATCGGATACAGATGGAAACCCGGGTTTCTCTTAGAGAAGCAAGATACATTTTAAACAAAGTATACTTAAGGTGGGATAGCCAGCCAGAAACAAAGACCTATGAATTCCTTATTTTTGAGATTTGCAACATTTGGACTGTTCTCTGTTGGAGCCTTGATTTATGTCCCGGTTGCCAACGCCAGTTTATCAAAAACAATTTCGATTTTACCTCAATCCTCAGTTCCCTCTGCCGATTTTATCTCCAATTCAGGTGATTCCCGCCTTATTTTGGCTCAAGATGCAACGGAAGAAGAAACCAATATTCATGTGTATGAAAAGGCTAGTCCGGCTGTCGTTTCCATCGATACGGAAAAAACCAATGGCAGTGGAACGATTATTAGTCCCGATGGTTTAGTGTTAACGAATGCCCATGTTGTCTCTAGTGGCGGAACTGTCACCGTTACCTTAGCCGATGGCCGTAAGTTAGAAGCGGATGTCATAGCTTTTGGAGAAGATGGACTTGATTTAGCGGTTGTGAAAATTCGCAATGGGAGCAATTTACCGACTATTCCTATCGCTAGTCCGAATTCGGTGAAAGTCGGTCAACGGGCCTTTGCTATTGGTAACCCCTTTGGTCAATTCCAAAACACCTTAACGGTGGGAATTGTTAGCCGCCTGGATAAAGAGCGGAATTTAATTCAAACCGATGCCGCCATTAATCCCGGTAATTCGGGTGGCCCCTTACTCAACAGTGCTGGGGAATTAATTGGGGTGAATACAGCGATTTTTACACGGGGTCAAGGGGGGGGTAATATTGGCATTGGTTTTGCGATTTCCGTTGATAAAGTCCCCCCATTTTTGCAAGCTGTTCGAGAGGGACGGGCACCTCGCACCGCTCCACCAGAAACTCCGGCTTTTGAAACTCAAAATGCTAAACAAATTGAATTAAACGGCCCGGAAGTTACAGATACCTTGAAACAAGGAGATAAAGTTTTACCCGTTGATAATAGTTTTTATCATGTTTATGCTTTTACGGGAAAAGCGGGTCAACAAGTCACTATTGAAATGAATAGTAAGGAGGTTGATTCCTATTTAATTTTGTTAAGTGAAGATGGAAGTGAATTAGCTCAAGATGATGATAGTGGGGGAGAGAAAAATGCCAAAATTAGTATCACTTTACCGACGGATGGGACTTATATTTTATTAGTCAATTCCTACGAAGCGGGAGAATCGGGTTCTTATCGTTTAAAGTTGAAAGCAACTGCATTTTCACCCAATGATCCTACAAAAGGTCTGATTTTAAATCAAGAAGGAGAATTAGAAAATAAAGACTCGGTATTATCATCCGATGGCAGTTTGTATGACGAATATACCTTTGATGGACAGCAAGGTCAGTCTATTTTGATTCGTTTGGAAAGTCGGGATTTTGATCCCTATTTAGCATTATTTGACCCCCAGGGAAACTTAATTGCTGAAAATGATGATGCGAGTCGGTCAGAGAAAAACTCATCCATTCGAGTTACATTACCTGCAACGGGTCGGTATCGTGTAGTTGTCAATGCTTATGATAAAACGGGTCGAGGTCAATATTTATTAACGGTTCGTTAACTCCTGCATGATTCTATCTCAAGTCATCACCCAAATAGGGGGGATTGACATAGACTAATGCTGAGGTGAAATCTGGTTCTGTTCCCCGCTACGCTGAGGTTTTTTATGCAAAAAATGTTAATTTGGACAACAACAATGGGTGTATTGGTTTTCCTTCAAACACCATTGTTGAATGTTCTGAATATTTCTAAAATTGAACCCTGGAGAGGGTTAATACCTGAAAACGTTTTAGCTCAGGAAACACCGACTCCCCAGCCTTCAGTAAGTCCGAGTCCTGTACCGGAGGTTGAAGAAACACCTGCACCCAACCCAACCCCAACTCCTCAACCGTCTCCTACTGAAACACCTCCGACACCGACTCCTAATCCAATATTGTTAGATAAGCAAGGGGAATTGCAGGAAGGAGATAAGGTTTTACCTTCGGATAAAAGTTTGTATGATGAATACACCTTTGAAGGACAACAAGGTCAACAAGTTACGATTTCTTTAGAAAGTTCTGAGTTTGATACTTATCTAGCGGTTTATACCCCAGACAATCAATTACTGCAAGAACATGATGATATTAATCAAAATAATTCCAATTCTCAAATTACAGTTACGTTACCGAAAACAGGAACCTATCGGGTGATTGTTAATGCCTATGATAGCAAAGGAAAAGGAAAGTATTTGCTTAAAGTTCAGTAAAATTTAGAGACGTGCAAAGGCGCGTCTCTTCTTCTTATAAGGCAATACTTTCTAACAAAACCCAGTGACGGTTATCAATAATTAATTGACTCACTTGTTCAAAGATTCCGCGACAATGATTGGTACTTTGTAATGCTAAAGCTTCATTTTTAATATAAACGGTCATTTTGGTTTCATTAACCGTCGAAGTTGCCGTATCAAACACCACCTCAGCAATAACTAATTCTTGTACGGTGACTTGCCCTAAAGCTTCCCGTGCAATAATTGAGCTTGGGGTTTGATAAGTGATCTCCAGATTACAAGATTCTAGGATATCAATCATCATCGGTCGTAGATCTTCAATCCCGACATTAACAATAAAAAATCCAGTGTAGCGGGCCATAGAGAACTCCAGAGGTGCAACAGGCAATTTTGAGTCTAAAAAATTGAGGGTAAATTTAACCTCAGTGATTAAACCATTTCAACATCATGGTCTGGAATAGACCTTATCATATTTAGAGAAGGTTTGAAATATCGGACGATCATTATTGATTTCAGGGGGAGGCTGTCAGCCGATGCGGGGAAAATTAATTGTTTTTGAAGGGGTTGAAGGGGGCGGAAAAACAACTCAAATGCAGAGGATTCAGCTTTGGTTGCAAACCGTGACGGATGCACCTGTGGTCATGACCCGCGAACCGGGGGGAACTGTCTTAGGCCAAGAGTTGAGACGTTTATTATTAGAATATCAGGGGGAAGAACCGATTCAAGATCGGGCAGAATTGTTGATGTATGCTGCCGATCGCGCTCAACACGTTGAGGGGTTTCTTAAACCGTTATTATATCAGGGAACGATTATTTTATGCGATCGCTACACAGACTCAACTATTGCTTATCAAGGCTATGGTCGAGGTTTAGATTTGAGTTTAATTGAACAATTAAATCAAATTGCCACCCAAGGTTTAGAGAGTGATTTAACGTTATGGTTAGATGTGGATGTGGAACTAGGACTTGCCAGAACTCGCGCTAGAGGCAAAATGGATCGTATGGAACAAGCAACTCTGGAATTTCATCAGCGTGTAAAGCAGGGATTTCAACGATTAGCTGAAACTTATCCAGAGCGCATTATAACCATTGATGGAACTCTAAAGGTTGACGAAGTGACCGAAAAAATTCAATGGATTTTAAGTCAAAAATTAATAGAATGGGGATTCAGGGCTTAATTAATACCAAATGAATACTTTTTTTGCTCGGTTAATTGAACAACAACCTGCTATTGAGTTGTTAACACAAGTAGTAGCCCAAAATCGTATTGCTCCCGCTTATTTATTTGCGGGGGTGGATGGTATTGGTCGAACGTTAGCAGCGAACTGTTTTATTGAATTTTTATTTTGTCAAAATCCTGATCAAAAACTTGATGAAAAACAAATTCGTTCTCGAATTCAACAAAGAAATCACCCGGATATTCTTTGGGTAGAACCCACTTATTTACATCAGGGAAAACGTCTGTCTGCAAAAGAAGCCGCAGAAGCGGGAGTGAAACGGAAAGCACCACCTCAAATTCGCATTGAACAAATTCGAGAAATTAGTCAATTTTTAAGTCGTCCTCCTTTAGAAGCATCTCGATTAATAGTAGTAGTTGAACACGCAGAATCGATGGCAGAATCCGCCGCCAATGGATTATTAAAAACGTTAGAAGAACCTGGGAAAGCAACGATTGTTTTAATTGCACCGGGAATTGATTCGTTATTACCAACATTAGTATCTCGGTGTGCAAAAATCCCGTTTTATCGGTTAACAGATGAAGGCATGAAGCAGGTTTTAAAACAACAAAACTTAACCGATATTTTGTCCCATCCTGAAATTTTAGCAATGGCGCAAGGAAGTCCCGGACAAGCGATTTCTCATTGGCAACAATTACAAACTATTCCAGAAGAATTTTTAAATAAAGTTAAAAAACCCCCCTCTAATTTAAGAGCAGCTTTAGAGTTGGCTAAAGAAATTAGTCAAACCTTGGATAGTGAAGGACAATTGTGG
It encodes the following:
- the rimO gene encoding 30S ribosomal protein S12 methylthiotransferase RimO, with product MATQPTIAISHLGCEKNRIDSEHILGLLVQAGYQVDSNEELADYVIVNTCSFIEAAREESVRTLVELADAKKKIVITGCMAQHFQEQLLDELPEAVAVVGTGDYHKIVDVIKRVEQGERVTEISAEPTYIADETVPRYRTTSEGVAYLRVAEGCDYRCAFCIIPHLRGNQRSRTIESIVTEAQQLADQGVQEIILISQITTNYGLDLYGEPKLAELLRALGKVDIPWIRMHYAYPTGLTPKVIAAIQDTPNVLPYLDLPLQHSHPDVLRAMNRPWQGRVNDQIIEKLKTAIPDAVLRTTFIVGFPGETEEHFEHLREFVQRHEFDHVGVFTFSPEEGTPAYQLPNQLPQEVMDARRDALMQVQQPISLKQNQKSIGQVVDVLIEQQQPQTGELIGRSSRFAPEVDGLVYIEGEARLGSLIKVQITDADIYDLYGYVLE
- a CDS encoding DUF2059 domain-containing protein is translated as MFFNRLLLLATVLSLGVVVPAPVNAQSVREPQLQLSQQSVPEQKRQLIKELIELTGGEQMFRNVSQITSAQMQQEINGILQSIIPESSGISEAKKEEMINKINQDMNRIVTQFNQRLMEELDFNKIMETVYYPLYDKYFTEEDLQAMIDFYKTPTGQKTISVMPELLVESMQRVSQIIQPQAIQIFKEIFEQEVERFNSK
- a CDS encoding DVUA0089 family protein; the encoded protein is MNSLFLRFATFGLFSVGALIYVPVANASLSKTISILPQSSVPSADFISNSGDSRLILAQDATEEETNIHVYEKASPAVVSIDTEKTNGSGTIISPDGLVLTNAHVVSSGGTVTVTLADGRKLEADVIAFGEDGLDLAVVKIRNGSNLPTIPIASPNSVKVGQRAFAIGNPFGQFQNTLTVGIVSRLDKERNLIQTDAAINPGNSGGPLLNSAGELIGVNTAIFTRGQGGGNIGIGFAISVDKVPPFLQAVREGRAPRTAPPETPAFETQNAKQIELNGPEVTDTLKQGDKVLPVDNSFYHVYAFTGKAGQQVTIEMNSKEVDSYLILLSEDGSELAQDDDSGGEKNAKISITLPTDGTYILLVNSYEAGESGSYRLKLKATAFSPNDPTKGLILNQEGELENKDSVLSSDGSLYDEYTFDGQQGQSILIRLESRDFDPYLALFDPQGNLIAENDDASRSEKNSSIRVTLPATGRYRVVVNAYDKTGRGQYLLTVR
- a CDS encoding PPC domain-containing protein, which encodes MQKMLIWTTTMGVLVFLQTPLLNVLNISKIEPWRGLIPENVLAQETPTPQPSVSPSPVPEVEETPAPNPTPTPQPSPTETPPTPTPNPILLDKQGELQEGDKVLPSDKSLYDEYTFEGQQGQQVTISLESSEFDTYLAVYTPDNQLLQEHDDINQNNSNSQITVTLPKTGTYRVIVNAYDSKGKGKYLLKVQ
- the tmk gene encoding dTMP kinase, which produces MRGKLIVFEGVEGGGKTTQMQRIQLWLQTVTDAPVVMTREPGGTVLGQELRRLLLEYQGEEPIQDRAELLMYAADRAQHVEGFLKPLLYQGTIILCDRYTDSTIAYQGYGRGLDLSLIEQLNQIATQGLESDLTLWLDVDVELGLARTRARGKMDRMEQATLEFHQRVKQGFQRLAETYPERIITIDGTLKVDEVTEKIQWILSQKLIEWGFRA
- a CDS encoding DNA polymerase III subunit delta' produces the protein MNTFFARLIEQQPAIELLTQVVAQNRIAPAYLFAGVDGIGRTLAANCFIEFLFCQNPDQKLDEKQIRSRIQQRNHPDILWVEPTYLHQGKRLSAKEAAEAGVKRKAPPQIRIEQIREISQFLSRPPLEASRLIVVVEHAESMAESAANGLLKTLEEPGKATIVLIAPGIDSLLPTLVSRCAKIPFYRLTDEGMKQVLKQQNLTDILSHPEILAMAQGSPGQAISHWQQLQTIPEEFLNKVKKPPSNLRAALELAKEISQTLDSEGQLWLVDYLQHCDWQNQQKKGIIDDQFLKQLEKARKYLLNYVQPRLVWECTLMSQFL